The following proteins come from a genomic window of Megalops cyprinoides isolate fMegCyp1 chromosome 6, fMegCyp1.pri, whole genome shotgun sequence:
- the LOC118778668 gene encoding proto-oncogene tyrosine-protein kinase Src isoform X2, with protein sequence MGGTKSKPKDPGQRSRSLDGGISPGGGHHHSPAQQTLTPNRSPAADTNRGGNHHHTNNAELALFGGVDSTGSFSSPHRSGPLAGGVTTFVALYDYESRTASDLSFKKGDRLQIVNNTEGDWWLARSLTTGGSGYIPSNYVAPSDSIQAEEWFFGKITRRDSERLLLCLENRRGTFLVRESETTKGAYCLSVLDYDNVKGLNVKHYKIRKLDSGGFYITSRSQFSSLQHLVSHYRKHADGLCHSLTEVCPVLKPQTQGLARDAWEIPRESLRLDLKLGQGCFGEVWMGTWNGTTRVAIKTLKPGTMSPEAFLQEAQVMKKLRHEKLVQLYAVVSEEPIYIVTEYMSQGSLLDFLKGEAGRMLRLPQLVDMASQIAAGMAYVERMNYVHRDLRAANILVGDNLVCKVADFGLARLIEDNEYTARQGAKFPIKWTAPEAALYGRFTIKSDVWSFGVLLTELATKGRVPYPGMVNREVLDQVERGYRMPCPAECPESLHELMLSCWRKEPEERPTFEYLQGFLEDYFTSTEPQYQPGENL encoded by the exons ATGGGGGGAACCAAGAGCAAACCCAAGGACCCGGGCCAGCGGTCCCGCAGCCTGGACGGCGGCATCAGCCCCGGCGGCGGGCACCACCACAGCCCCGCCCAGCAGACCCTGACGCCCAATCGGAGCCCGGCCGCGGACACCAATCGGGGCGGCAACCACCACCACACCAATAACGCGGAGCTGGCGCTGTTCGGGGGCGTGGACAGCACCGGTAGCTTCAGCTCGCCCCACAGAAGCGGGCCCCTTGCAG GAGGGGTCACTACTTTTGTGGCGCTGTACGACTACGAATCACGCACAGCCTCAGATCTGTCGTTCAAGAAGGGTGACCGTCTGCAGATCGTCAACAACAC GGAAGGGGACTGGTGGTTAGCTCGCTCTCTGACTACAGGAGGCAGCGGTTACATTCCCAGCAATTACGTAGCTCCTTCGGACTCCATCCAGGCGGAAGA GTGGTTTTTCGGAAAGATCACCCGGCGCGACTCGGAGAGGCTGCTCTTGTGCCTGGAAAACAGAAGAGGGACCTTcctggtgagagagagtgagactaCCAAGG GTGCCTACTGCCTGTCGGTCCTGGACTACGATAACGTGAAGGGCCTAAACGTCAAACACTACAAGATCCGCAAGCTGGACAGCGGGGGCTTCTACATCACGTCCCGTTCCCAGTTCAGCAGCCTGCAGCATTTGGTCAGCCACTACCGCA AGCATGCAGATGGGCTCTGTCACAGCCTGACGGAGGTGTGTCCTGTGCTGAAGCCTCAGACCCAGGGCCTGGCCAGGGATGCCTGGGAGATCCCGCGCGAGTCCCTGAGGCTGGACCTGAAGCTGGGACAGGGCTGCTTCGGGGAGGTTTGGATGG GAACGTGGAACGGCACAACACGGGTGGCGATAAAGACCCTGAAGCCGGGCACCATGTCCCCGGAGGCCTTCCTGCAGGAGGCGCAGGTCATGAAGAAGCTCCGCCACGAGAAGCTGGTGCAGCTGTACGCTGTGGTGTCCGAGGAGCCCATCTACATCGTCACCGAGTACATGAGCCAAG GTAGCCTGCTGGACTTCCTGAAAGGTGAGGCGGGGAGGATGCTCCGCCTGCCCCAGCTGGTCGACATGGCGTCTCAG ATTGCAGCTGGAATGGCCTATGTGGAGAGGATGAACTATGTGCACAGAGACCTCAGGGCAGCCAACATCCTTGTGGGCGACAACCTGGTCTGCAAAGTGGCAGACTTCGGCCTTGCACGGCTCATCGAGGACAATGAATACACTGCCAGGCAGG GAGCGAAGTTTCCCATCAAGTGGACGGCCCCAGAAGCAGCGCTTTATGGACGCTTCACCATCAAGTCGGACGTCTGGTCCTTCGGGGTTTTGCTGACTGAGCTGGCCACCAAGGGCAGAGTGCCGTACCCAG GGATGGTGAACAGAGAGGTCCTGGACCAGGTGGAGCGCGGTTACAGGATGCCCTGTCCGGCCGAGTGCCCCGAGTCCCTACACGAACTGATGCTGAGCTGCTGGCGCAAAGAGCCAGAGGAGCGGCCCACCTTCGAGTACCTGCAGGGCTTCCTCGAGGACTACTTCACCTCCACCGAGCCCCAGTACCAGCCAGGGGAGAACCTCTAG
- the LOC118778668 gene encoding proto-oncogene tyrosine-protein kinase Src isoform X1, which produces MGGTKSKPKDPGQRSRSLDGGISPGGGHHHSPAQQTLTPNRSPAADTNRGGNHHHTNNAELALFGGVDSTGSFSSPHRSGPLAGGVTTFVALYDYESRTASDLSFKKGDRLQIVNNTRKVNSREGDWWLARSLTTGGSGYIPSNYVAPSDSIQAEEWFFGKITRRDSERLLLCLENRRGTFLVRESETTKGAYCLSVLDYDNVKGLNVKHYKIRKLDSGGFYITSRSQFSSLQHLVSHYRKHADGLCHSLTEVCPVLKPQTQGLARDAWEIPRESLRLDLKLGQGCFGEVWMGTWNGTTRVAIKTLKPGTMSPEAFLQEAQVMKKLRHEKLVQLYAVVSEEPIYIVTEYMSQGSLLDFLKGEAGRMLRLPQLVDMASQIAAGMAYVERMNYVHRDLRAANILVGDNLVCKVADFGLARLIEDNEYTARQGAKFPIKWTAPEAALYGRFTIKSDVWSFGVLLTELATKGRVPYPGMVNREVLDQVERGYRMPCPAECPESLHELMLSCWRKEPEERPTFEYLQGFLEDYFTSTEPQYQPGENL; this is translated from the exons ATGGGGGGAACCAAGAGCAAACCCAAGGACCCGGGCCAGCGGTCCCGCAGCCTGGACGGCGGCATCAGCCCCGGCGGCGGGCACCACCACAGCCCCGCCCAGCAGACCCTGACGCCCAATCGGAGCCCGGCCGCGGACACCAATCGGGGCGGCAACCACCACCACACCAATAACGCGGAGCTGGCGCTGTTCGGGGGCGTGGACAGCACCGGTAGCTTCAGCTCGCCCCACAGAAGCGGGCCCCTTGCAG GAGGGGTCACTACTTTTGTGGCGCTGTACGACTACGAATCACGCACAGCCTCAGATCTGTCGTTCAAGAAGGGTGACCGTCTGCAGATCGTCAACAACAC GAGAAAGGTGAACAGCAG GGAAGGGGACTGGTGGTTAGCTCGCTCTCTGACTACAGGAGGCAGCGGTTACATTCCCAGCAATTACGTAGCTCCTTCGGACTCCATCCAGGCGGAAGA GTGGTTTTTCGGAAAGATCACCCGGCGCGACTCGGAGAGGCTGCTCTTGTGCCTGGAAAACAGAAGAGGGACCTTcctggtgagagagagtgagactaCCAAGG GTGCCTACTGCCTGTCGGTCCTGGACTACGATAACGTGAAGGGCCTAAACGTCAAACACTACAAGATCCGCAAGCTGGACAGCGGGGGCTTCTACATCACGTCCCGTTCCCAGTTCAGCAGCCTGCAGCATTTGGTCAGCCACTACCGCA AGCATGCAGATGGGCTCTGTCACAGCCTGACGGAGGTGTGTCCTGTGCTGAAGCCTCAGACCCAGGGCCTGGCCAGGGATGCCTGGGAGATCCCGCGCGAGTCCCTGAGGCTGGACCTGAAGCTGGGACAGGGCTGCTTCGGGGAGGTTTGGATGG GAACGTGGAACGGCACAACACGGGTGGCGATAAAGACCCTGAAGCCGGGCACCATGTCCCCGGAGGCCTTCCTGCAGGAGGCGCAGGTCATGAAGAAGCTCCGCCACGAGAAGCTGGTGCAGCTGTACGCTGTGGTGTCCGAGGAGCCCATCTACATCGTCACCGAGTACATGAGCCAAG GTAGCCTGCTGGACTTCCTGAAAGGTGAGGCGGGGAGGATGCTCCGCCTGCCCCAGCTGGTCGACATGGCGTCTCAG ATTGCAGCTGGAATGGCCTATGTGGAGAGGATGAACTATGTGCACAGAGACCTCAGGGCAGCCAACATCCTTGTGGGCGACAACCTGGTCTGCAAAGTGGCAGACTTCGGCCTTGCACGGCTCATCGAGGACAATGAATACACTGCCAGGCAGG GAGCGAAGTTTCCCATCAAGTGGACGGCCCCAGAAGCAGCGCTTTATGGACGCTTCACCATCAAGTCGGACGTCTGGTCCTTCGGGGTTTTGCTGACTGAGCTGGCCACCAAGGGCAGAGTGCCGTACCCAG GGATGGTGAACAGAGAGGTCCTGGACCAGGTGGAGCGCGGTTACAGGATGCCCTGTCCGGCCGAGTGCCCCGAGTCCCTACACGAACTGATGCTGAGCTGCTGGCGCAAAGAGCCAGAGGAGCGGCCCACCTTCGAGTACCTGCAGGGCTTCCTCGAGGACTACTTCACCTCCACCGAGCCCCAGTACCAGCCAGGGGAGAACCTCTAG